A window of Castanea sativa cultivar Marrone di Chiusa Pesio chromosome 1, ASM4071231v1 contains these coding sequences:
- the LOC142636787 gene encoding agamous-like MADS-box protein AGL61 codes for MVLEKRVMTKGKKSIGRQRIEIKELDDRGKQQVTFSKRRTGLFKKASELCVLCGAEVAVFVFSQKKNMYSFGHPNVETILERYLAGKSMSDSSSSSQELVPVDEFNRQYDQLQKELEKEKMHLAEMEEMNKKMKNTNVGFWWDEPFDENMGLEEMEQYMKALQEVRRKVGARIEEFRMPRTSLMQPMNMPMGLGNDFVNVNSWESNACGGFVCWNNI; via the coding sequence ATGGTTCTAGAGAAAAGGGTCATGACTAAAGGCAAGAAAAGCATAGGGCGACAAAGGATAGAAATCAAGGAATTAGACGACCGAGGCAAGCAACAAGTAACCTTCTCAAAACGCCGTACTGGGCTGTTCAAGAAAGCGAGCGAGCTTTGTGTTTTGTGTGGTGCTGAAGTTGCTGTATTTGTGTTCTCTCAGAAGAAGAACATGTACAGCTTTGGCCACCCTAATGTTGAAACCATCCTTGAACGCTACCTCGCTGGGAAGAGCATGTCAGACTCATCATCCTCGTCCCAAGAACTCGTGCCTGTGGATGAGTTCAACAGGCAATATGATCAGCTTCAGAAGGAGttggaaaaggaaaagatgCACTTAGCGGAGATGGAGGAGATGAATAAGAAGATGAAGAACACTAATGTTGGGTTCTGGTGGGATGAGCCATTTGATGAGAATATGGGGTTGGAGGAGATGGAGCAATATATGAAGGCTTTGCAAGAGGTGCGAAGGAAAGTGGGGGCCAGAATCGAAGAGTTTAGAATGCCAAGAACATCTCTGATGCAGCCAATGAATATGCCTATGGGTCTGGGGAATGATTTTGTTAATGTTAATAGTTGGGAAAGCAATGCTTGTGGAGGTTTTGTGTGTTGGaataacatttaa